One Brassica napus cultivar Da-Ae chromosome C4, Da-Ae, whole genome shotgun sequence genomic region harbors:
- the LOC106395049 gene encoding protein RALF-like 32 — protein sequence METQPFKILLTITIVFIYLLAHVTSKESSSPSLCNGSVGECSSVVETEEMKVLMESWSSQRFTEEQTQTLSYKALRRNQPACDGGNRGESYSNRCLPPPSNPYSRGCSKHYRCRGDS from the coding sequence atggagacaCAACCCTTTAAGATCTTATTGACCATTACCATCGTATTCATCTACCTTCTTGCACACGTCACGTCCAAggaatcatcatcaccatctctGTGCAATGGTTCGGTGGGAGAGTGCAGCAGCGTGGTGGAGACTGAAGAAATGAAGGTGCTAATGGAGTCATGGTCAAGCCAGAGATTTACGGAGGAGCAGACGCAGACGCTTTCATACAAAGCTTTGAGGAGGAATCAGCCGGCTTGCGACGGTGGCAACCGCGGCGAGTCCTACTCCAACAGATGTCTTCCTCCGCCGTCTAATCCTTACAGTAGAGGCTGCTCTAAGCACTACCGTTGCAGGGGTGATTCTTGA
- the LOC106390828 gene encoding histidine protein methyltransferase 1 homolog, which yields MATNPTFQLFSCSNDKSSSQGLGFFDSPEPPRPPPPPPVEVFSSEVSSSVAFTVDKVSIGEVTLLKGRVNTKEVFGLPNSDLVPGVYEGGLKLWEGSIDLVKALEKETQTGNISFPGKRVLELGCGHALPGIYACLKGADAVHLQDFNAEVLRCLTIPNLNANLSEKRPSVSVGDTEVRFFAGEWSEVHQLLPLVNDGETDKKGGYDIILMAETIYSISAQKSLCELIKRCLAYPDGAVYMAAKKYYFGVGGGTRQFLSMIEKDGVLASTLVSEVTDGSSNVREVWKLSYK from the exons ATGGCGACTAATCCGACGTTTCAGCTTTTCTCTTGTTCGAACGATAAGTCATCATCCCAAGGTTTAGGGTTCTTCGATTCACCAGAACCACCTCGTCCTCCACCGCCTCCTCCTGTTGAAGTATTCTCCTCCGAG GTCTCTTCCTCCGTTGCTTTCACAGTGGATAAAGTGAGTATCGGCGAAGTCACTCTTTTGAAG GGTCGTGTGAACACAAAAGAGGTCTTTGGATTGCCTAATTCGGATTTGGTTCCTGGAGTATATGAAG GTGGGCTTAAGCTTTGGGAAGGATCTATAGATCTTGTCAAAGCTCTTGAGAAAGAAACTCAAACTGGGAACATTTCATTCCCCGGAAAACGGGTCCTCGAG CTTGGATGTGGTCATGCACTTCCAGGAATCTATGCGTGTCTCAAG GGTGCAGATGCAGTTCATTTGCAGGACTTCAATGCTGAGGTCCTTCGATGTCTCACCATTCCCAATCTGAATGCTAATCTGTCTGAGAAGCGTCCGTCTGTCTCAGTAGGTGATACAGAAGTACGCTTCTTTGCAGGTGAGTGGAGTGAAGTTCATCAGCTTCTTCCACTAGTTAATGATGGCGAGACTGATAAGAAGGGGGGTTATGACATCATTCTAATGGCTGAGACAATTTATTCCATCTCTGCTCAGAAAAGTCTCTGTGAACTGATCAAAAGG TGCTTGGCCTATCCTGATGGAGCAGTGTACATGGCTGCAAAGAAGTACTATTTCGGGGTTGGTGGAGGGACAAGGCAGTTCCTGTCTATGATTGAGAAAGACG GCGTTCTTGCTTCAACCTTAGTGTCTGAAGTCACAGATGGCTCCTCCAATGTCAGAGAGGTATGGAAGCTTTCGTACAAGTAA